The genome window taaaacaatttttaatgtaaagataAAGCCAGCCGGGCCCAGGCAGGAACAGACTGGAGGCCCAGCTCCTTCTCAGTGATGAGCTTGGCACCCTGCCTGGCACATGGTGGAGCCCAGCAAGCACccgtttccttcccttcccttcctgtcctctctctgatgAGGCCTTGGGCAAGTATGAATATGGCCGTGGTCTGAGCCCCCGAGTGTCACGTGGTTTTCTCCTGTGAGCTGAGTGTGCAGTGGGAGGAACTAGATAGAGGAAAAGCCAGGAGGTACTCGCCTTGTGAGAGGGGACAGCAAACAGGAGCAGTGGCCACCATGATGTCGTGCGGTAGGCTGTGATCTTGGACCCTCTCAAGCACAGTCCCCAGTAGCCCTGGACCCTCTTCCCTTGTCCGCCATTGTGTCCCGGGGCGCAGGTGCCTGTGACcctcctggcctgtggtagctTATTAAATCTCAGTACCTCTTGTCAAGCCCCCTTTAAACCTTTTGgctgttctttttgtcttttctgatcAGCTGTATTTATTCTGAACTAAATGGTCCTCACTGCAGGATGAAAGGGTTTACTGCTTAAGTATATGAAAAGGAATCTTGGCTGCATCACAATCACTCACTCTCCTCGCTGCCcggctcctctcctccctcctcatgCCCCGTCCCCTGGCTGGTGCCGCAGAGACTGAACTGGGAGCTTGCCCCTGCTAGTGTGCTCAGCTCAGTCTGGTGGCAGAGCCCAAATGACGAGGAAAAAGTGAGGTGACTGGGAGGAGCTTGTTTTGGGAAGCCTCCCAATGTCCTGCTGCCCCCAAGGGAGACTAGAGCCCAGGAATGtgcgcgcgcgctctctctctctctctctctctctctctctctctctcacacacacacacacacacacacacagttcacaCTCTATTTCCCCTCAGGATTGTGCTCATGGATGATGCCGTGGACTGCTTGATGTCTTTCTCAGATTTCCTCTTGGCCTTCCAGATCCAGTTTTACTACTCAGGTGAGACCCCCCGGACCCCCCATCTGACCacatctccctccccaccccaccccaccccgctccCCTGCCCACACCATCATGTGCCTGGCACACTGCTTTCCCCACTTCCGTCCGTGGTGTGCTTCACAGCAGGTCACTACAGGTCTAGCCTTCGTCGCTGGTGGTCACGAGATCCCACGTGCTAACTCAGCGTCCTGAAGACATAGAAAGCCACGGTCAGCAATGCAGCAAATCAGTTTAATTGATGACAATAACAACAGTCCACACCACTGTAACAACATCTGATAAATCCACTATTTATCAGAAACACACTATGTGCCAGCTCTAAGAGATAGGTCAAGAGCCAAGCATACAGAGATAAGGAGCCAGCGTCGCCGAGCTGGTAAGTGGTGGAAGCCAGACGGGCACAGAGCGCTCGCACCCGAGCCAGCGCTCGGCAGGCTGCCTGGTCACTGCCTAGGGTCTCTGCCCTGACTCGTGGCGGCACACACGTCCCGCCTACACAGCGGGAAATAAACACACTCCAGTCCCGGCTCCCCAGGACACAACAGTGCCCCTAACTCCTTTCTGGAATCAGGTGGAATAAAAATAGACgaataaatataaacacacacacacaaaaaaaatatatatatatataaacacacagcaGAACATCAAGTGGAATGCTAGGTTTAGAAGTTGCTGACTGCCCATAAACAAACTGGTTTAAAACGAGCTCTTCCAGTAAACAAGGCTGTCCTTGGAGCTGGACATGGCCTTCCTGCCAGCTGGTGGCCCCAGCTGGCCCTGGCCTCACTCAGGCATCACATTCTGTTTTCCTGCTGGCAGCCCAAGGGCCCGGCAGGCAGGGTCTGGAACCCTGGGTCTGACCACCTGCTCTTAGCAGCTCCAGGCACTCACTTCCCGTTTCTCTAAAGTTCTCGGGccctggaggaggagcagctgtgtCAGGAGACCTGTTCCCCGCCGCCTGGCCGGGCTGCTCCTGCAGCAGCACCGGGCCGAGCACCACGGCCACACAGCCACGTGCGTCAGTCGGCGGTGAGACGGGCTGAAGTCGGCTTACCAACCATGGCCTCACTACTGAACTTTGAAAACAATTTCAAGCAGTTAATAAATTCCCAGCTTGCAGGCTTTCCGTTCCACACTGGTGTCCCAGTATGTATTCTTGAGTCACAGAAGCAGGTGGCCTCCGAAGATGGGGCTCGCACTGGGGGCGTGCAcaccttcactttttttaaaaaagtgtgcatagccatttactatgtgccaggcccggTGCCaggtgtgggggcagggaggttGACAAGGCATGGTGCCTGCCTTTGTCCGAAGATCTTGCGTGCCAGCAATGAGACAGCGTACACCAACGATCACTCAGAAAGCTCCGCCGGACAACGCCACAGGGTGCTGTGAGAGTATGTAACGGGGGCCTCACCTGTCTAGGAACAGCTGCCCAGAAGAGCTGAAACACGTGTTAGTGTCATCCCTCATGAGTGTGGTGATCACCCAGGTTAAGGGCCCAGCTCCCAGGACACCATGCCCTGAGCACCGATGCTGAACTGGGACTGAGCTACCAGAATCAGACACAGTGAAGGGATGAAGTATGTcctccctgcctgacctgtgcccCCTCTATCCATCTACTCAGAATTCCTGGAGAGTGTGGCTGCCATCTACCAGGACCTGCTGTCAGGCAAGAACCCCAATACGGTGATTGTGCCGACGTCATCCAGCGGGCAGCACCGCCAGAGGCCTGCCGTGGGGGAGACCAGCGTGCTGGAGGGGGTCGAGGCGTCGCTGTTCTCTCAGTGCCTGGAGAACCTGTGGGACCGGCACAAGTACAGGTGAGAAACGGGGCCGGAGACCCCACCTCGGTCCCGGGGACCGGAGGCTGCTGGCCCTGGAACAGGTGTCTAGCAGGCTGTTCTGATTGGTCCAGGGCTTCTAGGGCCATAGTATCAATTCGAACAGCGCCAACTGCCCCAGACCAAGCTGTGACTGAAAGGCTTCCCAGCCCGCTCACTTAGGGAGGACTTTCACTTGGGTGAGACTGTTGTGGGGGACCAGCTTGCCACCTTCTCCTTCCCCGGAGATCGGCTGGCCTTGACATTttggagagaaggaaaaacatCCACTGCACAAAGCTGTCACTCAGCAGAAGGGAGGGTAAGCGTCCTGCGTGCACACAGTCCACAGAGACAGAGCAGCCTCTTGGTTTCTGTCCAGAAGAGGCTGTTACCTTTGCCATatccctctgccctccctcccactccccctagtGAAAGCACCGGTCGGTGGACATGCCAGGCCTTTATGTTCACAGTGAAGGCGTGCTTCTTGCTCCTGGACATCTTCCATGCTCCCCAGGGCAGGGCGCCTGGGGCAGTCGTCCCTTCATCTTGGCTTGGGGCACCCTCCTAAGCCTGAAGGTGTGGATGAAAGGGTGACACTCAGACTCGCACATGTTTGAATCTGGCCTGTGGTCTCTTCTAgctgcccacccccagcccttgTCAAAGAGATCCTGAGCAACGTTCAGAGACTCACCTTCTATGGGTTCCTTGTGGCTCTCTCAAAGCATCATGGAATCAGCCAAGCCCTAGGTAAGCCAGAGCTGGCTGTGGCCAGCCTTTCCTAGCCACGCACCACGAAGCCTGCAGGGCTGGCCTCTATCGGCAGACTGGCCTCAGAGGAGGGGGCATCACCGTCTCCGCCTTCACGTCTCAGGGCCAGACTCTGAGGCCCAAGGAACCAGATGTGCACAACTCAAGGCTCTGCCTTCTTAGGGCTCTCACACCCCCATGGTGAGGGGCAGCCTTCCCCGCCCGCGGCCCTGCCCCAGCACGAAGCCCCTGCACGGCAGAGGgtgccagcccctccccacagAACCCCAGTTCCGTTCGAGAGAGCAGCCTAGCAGACACAGGGCTCTGGACATAGGACTCAGGGGTTCTGGAGATAATATCCCAAACGGACCTGAGGCCCCTGTGTCAAGGGGAGGCCTCTGGGGAGGCCTTTTTCCCAGCGGGAAGAGAGTCTGATTAATCTGAAAGGGAGCAAAACATGGGGGGAGGCCTGCACTGGCCCAGTTTTCTCTGTCCACTTTCATCCCACTGGTTGGCTTTCTCCATGTGCTCCCCCCAAGCCCCCTCCTACACCCACTGCTCTCCTAGGGGAACAGCCACCAGGTCGCCATCCAGCAGAGCTTGGGGGGTTCTTATTCGTCTCTCTCCTCGAGGTACCAGGTGTGCTAGGGATCCCAGCTTTCTGAGTCTCAAAGTAGAGACTCACCGTATTCCCCTTCCTTCTGCCGCTGAGGGAACGGGCTCAAGAGAAGGAACTTGAACATTTGTTAAGTGTCAGCCACGGTAGGCCAACACTAGGCTAGAAGCTTTAGATCTCACATGATAGCGAGCCTGCCCGAGTGCTCTGGGGTACACAGGAGCCCACACCCCGGCGGGACTGACTGAGGGCCCACGCAGCCAGGAGGCCATCTGGCAGCCCACTTGTTCTGAGACAGTGCTTGGGGCATGCGCCGGTCTGGGGAACCCTCAACCAAGTGAGGTTGGTAGCCAAGGTCACCGGCGGGCAGAGCAGAAAGGAGCAGACAGGCATCGGAAGTGAAGAGCAGGAGGGTGGCGGCTGGGGATGTGCTTAggtttcccccaccccctcgGTAACTGGCCGCCTCCCTCCTGTCCACCAGTCACAGCCCCTGGCAAGGAGGGGTCCCAGACTGCACTGACCGCATGCCCTCACTATTTCTAGGGCTTGTAGGGAGGACAGTCAACCGCTCTGACGGAGCACTCATGCTGGGTGGAGTGGGAGACAGGAAGAGCGGCTGGTGTCTGCCCTCGCCTGCGTCTCCGGTGTGAACAGAGACCCGGTGCCCCTGGCTGCAGGCGGCCCCTTAGTCATCAGGGCACCCCACCGCCACCACGAAATGAGAGGGTTCCATGGGACACAGTTTAAAAACCACTAACTTAGAGCAAAAGGGACCAGGAGGCATCATTTGAAAAGGTTTTGGGAAAGTCAGGAATTGAACTAGAGCCAGGTGGGTAATTTTAAGATTGAGGCTTTCTAGAGACCAGCATGGTTGATTGCCAGGTCTAGGTTCTGACCACCAGTGAGCTCTTTCCCTCAACAattagctggtgagctttcagTCTGCAGCTTCcactccacctcccctcccactGTTAACAGCTCCAGGGAGCACCCAAGACTGTCTCCTCTCAGCTTCCTCCACTATCCAGGAAGTGATTCTCTTAGCTTATAGCTGAGGGAACCAGCTGAGGGAGCTGTGTGACAGAGCGGAGCTGGGACCGCTCTCCGTCTGGTGGCTTCTGGCCATGCCAGAGCGTTCGGTCTGCGCCGGATCCAGTCTTCCCATCTCACCTCGGGACCTTCCCTGGAGGACCTAAGCCATTTTTTGACCATTGTCTTTGAAGTGGAGTCACCCTGATTTAGGGCACAAGTCTAGATGATTTCTGGTCTTCATGGTTAGTCTGGGCCCTATCTTGGGTCTCTGGCTCCTGTTTGGCCCAATGCTGGGGGCCTCAAGGAAGGACTAAACGACTAAACCACCACACCAGCTCACTACCATCAGCCTTGAAAGAGGATCACTGGGTATGTGCAGTGACCCTGAGGTTTGGGGATGTCTCCTCagctgtggtctctgccccaagTCGGGGGGGGAGGGCTGGCAGCGGGGATATTAAATGTTACACACATTACCTTTACCCAGCAGTACCCAGGCTCTGTCCTGACAGCAGTCCTCTGCAACTTCTCTTCCAAGCTCTTCCCCGTGTCTTTTACATCAGCCCGAGCAGATAGGAAGGGGAAGGGCACACAGGCACTGCTGGGCATGGGGCTGCCCGACCAGAACCTGGTTGAAGGGCTTTCAGATTAAGCTTCGTGCCCCCTAATTATCTCCTAGGAGCTCTGCCTGACAAAGGAGACCTGCTGCACGACCCAGCCATGGATGAGGAGCTGGAGCGACTGTAAGTGTCAAGTGGGAGGATGCTGCCCCCTTGTGGGGGAAAAGCCTCAGTCAGACATGGCAGTGCCCCTCGTGGGGTCACACAGTGCTTGCTTGTCCAGAACACCCCCAACAGGGAGGGACGAGCCTCAGGGCCAGCAGAGGCCTGAGACACCCTCTCTTTGAGTCCCCTGGGAACACAGCCTGTGGTTTCATCCAGATGCAAGAGGAAGTGTGGAGGTCCTGGTCTCTGGGCTGGAGGCCCCGTGCTGCCCTCggggcttctctcctccttcaggCTGGCCCAGATCCCAGAACTGGTCAACTCGGCCACTGCCAGTCCAGAGGCCAGCGGCCTGCCTTCCCGGACTCCTCACCGGGCCGGCTTTTCCTGGAGGCCCCTCCACCACGCTCGCAAAGTGGATGCAGAGAGCGATGGCTCCACTGAAGAGACAGACGAGTCTGAGACTTGAGGAGTCCACAGGGTCTTGCCTACAGCACCGTGTCATGCTCTTGCCCAACTCCTCTCCCGCCGTGCCATGCTGCCCTCTGCTGGCGAAAAGGCCAGATGGCAGCCCTACTCAGGACCTATAACAGGTTCTGGCACCAACCACCCCAAGCAGTGAATCCAAAGTTAGCCTCCTCTGTTAGCCCTTGTGCTTTAGTCGGTCCTGGGCTGACAGCAGACTGAACTGAGGCCACCAAGAAGGGAATTGGCCTTCACCTTTTTCTGAGAGTCCCCAAATAAGGTTCATCTATCTCATAGCAACTCCAGGAAGGGGGCAGTCCATGAATAGCTATGCAGGGCCTTGCATGCTCAGGGGTGATGCCAGTGATGCAGGTATGGGAGGACATGACAGCAGCATTCTACCGGAGAAATAGCCACTAGCCACGAAGGGACGAAGGGTGGGCAAGACCATTTCACTTTCAAAAGCTCCTATTAGTTAAATGTGAAATGAATAAAGTCCCTTGTGTCTGCTAAGTGGTGAATATAAACCCACTAGACTGAGGAGGGGGTGAAGGGATGGGGTGAGTTTGGATTTTTGGTGCCAAGTCCCAGCTTTTCTGGGAGGTAGGGGCCAGAGGACCCCTCAGCCTGGAGAGCTGCCTCAGATAATGAGCAGAGAGGGGTTTATGTCTTGCACATGGCGGCCTTTCAAAGCAGAGGTACTCACAGCTGGAATGGCCTTCAGGAAACAAGCTCAGAGGGGTTAAGGCCAGGTTCCTGTAATGTTAAAGACCCTGGCCACAAAGGGTCAGCACTGCAGAGCCTTCTAGCCAGCTTCATTAAACATTTGCCCAGCACCTGCTTGGGGTTAGGGCAGCGGGGATGTAGCTGTGAACACAGGACTGCGGAGTATGTGCTTCCAGCCAAGACTGAAGGAAGGCAAGGACAAGTGGGCTTTGACATCCTTGAACTGGGCCGGGGTCCTCCAGAAACCCACCCAGGGAGCCAAGCAGAGCAGGATGCCTCCTCTGAAGCAAAGCCAACGGTCACCGCCACCGGGCACATTTTCCTGGGCTCACCCGTACCCAGACCAGACCCCTGGAGTTACAGGAACTAGCCCGCAGAGCCCTGCAGTGCCAGGCCCACAATCACATCCAGCCTCCCGCTAAAAGCAGGTGGAAAAATCCTGGTGtgcctcagaatcacctggggttTGTTTACAGTGCAAATCACTCAACTCCAGGTTGGGATGGGGCACAGGATCTGGATTATGGACGCTGCAGACCATTCCAAAGCTGGGAGTCCCAGAGCCATGCTGTAGAAGTCACTGGCTAAGTGGGGATGCCCTCCACCCATCCTAACACCCCTCTTTCAGATCAGTGGTTTAGAGCTACACCTCAAGGAGCCCTAAGGTAGTACAGATGTTCCAAGAACCCCTATAGGGGAAGGGCTGCCAAACCATGAGGttcatatagacacacacacatcctttctTCCTGGATTTAAAAGGATTGATTCCACTAAGATCTGTGTCTTTTATTGTTCAACTCCACTGAGAAACACCCGTCAAGCCTACTGCTGGGATGAGGTACAGGCTGCTGAGGCTGCTCGCCCGCCCACAGCCACATGGCTCAGAGGGTGTTAAGAGGACCAACTAATACCAGCTCTTTCCTCCGCGTGCAACAGGGTGGTGAGGTGGAGGCTGCACTGGACCTCGAGGCAGCACAGGGCCGA of Saccopteryx bilineata isolate mSacBil1 chromosome 1, mSacBil1_pri_phased_curated, whole genome shotgun sequence contains these proteins:
- the CSTPP1 gene encoding centriolar satellite-associated tubulin polyglutamylase complex regulator 1 isoform X2 gives rise to the protein MMLTPERLSLPDYEYLAQRHVLTYMEDAVCQLLENKEDVSQYGIARFFTEYFHSVCQGTHILFREFSFIQATPHNRASFLRAFWRCFRTVGKNGDLLTMKEYHCLLQLLCPDFPLELTQKAARIVLMDDAVDCLMSFSDFLLAFQIQFYYSEFLESVAAIYQDLLSGKNPNTVIVPTSSSGQHRQRPAVGETSVLEGVEASLFSQCLENLWDRHKYSCPPPALVKEILSNVQRLTFYGFLVALSKHHGISQALGALPDKGDLLHDPAMDEELERLVVRWRLHWTSRQHRAEEPGDFGFQRRDKLEALEHMPSASAPTPYQCWWEPRD
- the CSTPP1 gene encoding centriolar satellite-associated tubulin polyglutamylase complex regulator 1 isoform X1 — its product is MMLTPERLSLPDYEYLAQRHVLTYMEDAVCQLLENKEDVSQYGIARFFTEYFHSVCQGTHILFREFSFIQATPHNRASFLRAFWRCFRTVGKNGDLLTMKEYHCLLQLLCPDFPLELTQKAARIVLMDDAVDCLMSFSDFLLAFQIQFYYSEFLESVAAIYQDLLSGKNPNTVIVPTSSSGQHRQRPAVGETSVLEGVEASLFSQCLENLWDRHKYSCPPPALVKEILSNVQRLTFYGFLVALSKHHGISQALGALPDKGDLLHDPAMDEELERLLAQIPELVNSATASPEASGLPSRTPHRAGFSWRPLHHARKVDAESDGSTEETDESET
- the CSTPP1 gene encoding centriolar satellite-associated tubulin polyglutamylase complex regulator 1 isoform X3, yielding MATERAGDLGSGSLRATAWKLLRSNDADSGAPIPTGLRVSGFHSVCQGTHILFREFSFIQATPHNRASFLRAFWRCFRTVGKNGDLLTMKEYHCLLQLLCPDFPLELTQKAARIVLMDDAVDCLMSFSDFLLAFQIQFYYSEFLESVAAIYQDLLSGKNPNTVIVPTSSSGQHRQRPAVGETSVLEGVEASLFSQCLENLWDRHKYSCPPPALVKEILSNVQRLTFYGFLVALSKHHGISQALGALPDKGDLLHDPAMDEELERLLAQIPELVNSATASPEASGLPSRTPHRAGFSWRPLHHARKVDAESDGSTEETDESET